A genome region from Portunus trituberculatus isolate SZX2019 chromosome 40, ASM1759143v1, whole genome shotgun sequence includes the following:
- the LOC123516132 gene encoding glutamate receptor ionotropic, delta-1-like, whose translation MMQSLQEVLADPEVVWDLTQNPASFRFPSSPAVVAAAVHWPPHITVSRGTDGVLTVSGAMGNVMQVLSRTLNFTYSIITPQDGSWGAERPNGTWTGMVGQVVQNEADIALGPFGIKLSRSRVVDFTDSFYFDDRAILAKKGEPEIDPWGFLYPLTDSVWAALAGVLAVVWLMLGMVSRRPKVVTLLDWSIELLLENVRVFLNQDVTKSLLGTIKARTVLGSWMVVAAVVYWSYTGTLTSLLAVRHIPLPIQTLRNLLDDPSVSVIMEPNTIVTDTISKMKTGELRELHELQFVGRVKYQHAATFPAALDTVVRRQHHAIISTSLSADLFMADLFTLTGKCDFYKARQTFFTSTHCMIGQKGSPVVPAITHRIRSLIESGVYGHWLLSEIPAITTCRSSPPITLVRAPLSLANLWGAVVVLGTGHLVALVAFLLELCWARTCHCRHSSMIPAENTRYPYSQVAIKHGGEKYDDMAGCQIT comes from the exons ATGATGCAGTCGCTTCAAGAGGTCCTGGCTGACCCTGAGGTGGTGTGGGACCTGACGCAGAATCCAGCCTCTTTCAG GTTTCCAAGTAGTccggcagtggtggcagcggcagtACACTGGCCGCCACATATAACGGTGTCCCGAGGTACTGACGGTGTGCTTACAGTCTCGGGAGCCATGGGAAACGTGATGCAAGTGTTGTCTCGGACGCTTAACTTCAC GTACAGCATAATAACACCCCAAGATGGATCTTGGGGAGCCGAACGTCCTAATGGCACATGGACAGGCATGGTGGGCCAAGTAGTTCAAAAT GAGGCAGACATAGCGCTGGGTCCATTCGGCATCAAGCTGAGTAGGAGCAGAGTGGTGGACTTCACTGATTCATTTTATTTCGATGACCGAGCCATTCTGGCGAAGAAAGGTGAGCCAGAAATTGACCCCTGGGGTTTCCTGTATCCTCTGACGGACTCAGTGTGGGCGGCGCTGGCAGGCGTCCTGGCGGTGGTGTGGCTGATGCTGGGGATGGTGAGTCGCCGCCCCAAGGTTGTTACTCTCCTGGACTGGTCTATAGAACTGCTACTGGAGAATGTACGTGTCTTTCTTAATCAAG aTGTAACGAAGTCACTGTTGGGCACAATAAAAGCTCGTACTGTGTTAGGATcgtggatggtggtggcagccgtGGTGTACTGGAGCTACACAGGCACTCTCACCTCCCTGCTGGCGGTGCGGCACATCCCTCTACCCATCCAGACACTCAGGAACCTACTTGATGATCCCTCCGTGTCTGTCATAATGGAACCAAATACTATCGTCACTGACACCATTTCA AAAATGAAGACTGGTGAACTGAGGGAACTTCATGAGCTTCAGTTCGTGGGTCGCGTTAAGTATCAACATGCCGCCACTTTCCCTGCCGCGCTGGACACAGTGGTCCGCCGTCAGCACCATGCTATCATCTCCACCAGTCTCTCTGCTGATCTGTTTATGGCTGATCTCTTCACTCTAACTG GGAAATGTGACTTCTACAAGGCCAGACAGACCTTCTTCACTTCCACCCACTGCATGATTGGCCAGAAGGGCAGTCCTGTTGTGCCGGCCATCACACACAG GATCCGCTCTCTGATCGAGTCTGGCGTGTACGGACACTGGCTACTGAGCGAGATTcccgccatcaccacctgccGCTCCTCGCCGCCTATCACACTCGTGAGGGCGCCGCTGTCCCTCGCCAACCTGTGG GgcgcagtggtggtgttgggcaCGGGGCATCTGGTGGCTTTGGTGGCCTTCTTGCTCGAGCTGTGCTGGGCCCGGACCTGTCACTGCAGACACTCTTCCATGATACCCGCCGAGAACACGCGTTATCCATATTCGCAGGTTGCCATAAAACATGGCGGTGAGAAGTATGATGACATGGCAGGATGTCAAATTACGTAA
- the LOC123516307 gene encoding glutamate receptor ionotropic, delta-1-like, with protein sequence MVQSLQEILDDPEVLQGLKLNPASFRFPISPLVVASAVHWPPHIMVTPGTDGVLTLSLAMGNVMQVLSQTLNFTYSVITPEDQSWGSERPNGSWTGMVGQVVEKKADIALGPFGIKLSRSRVVDFTESLYFDDRAILAKKGEPEIDPWGFLYPLTDSVWAALAGVLAVVCLMLGIVSRRPKVVTLLDWSIELLLENMRVFLNQDVKDSLMLGSLKVRTVLGSWMVGAAVVYWGYSGNLTSLLAVRHIPQPIQTLRDLIDDPTITIIMKPNTIVTDTISKMKTGELRELHELQFKGRVKYQHASTFPAALEHRGPPPPARRHLHQSLWRSPHG encoded by the exons ATGGTGCAGTCGCTGCAAGAGATCCTGGATGACCCTGAGGTGCTGCAAGGCTTAAAGCTGAATCCAGCCTCCTTCAG GTTCCCAATTAGTCCGTTGGTGGTGGCATCGGCGGTTCACTGGCCGCCACACATAATGGTAACCCCCGGGACCGATGGTGTCCTAACGCTCTCTTTAGCCATGGGCAACGTGATGCAAGTGCTCTCGCAGACGCTTAATTTCAC GTACAGCGTCATAACACCTGAAGATCAATCGTGGGGATCAGAACGACCTAATGGCTCCTGGACGGGGATGGTGGGCCAAGTAGTGGAGAAG AAGGCAGACATAGCGCTGGGTCCATTCGGCATCAAGCTGAGTAGGAGCAGAGTGGTGGACTTCACTGAATCACTTTACTTCGATGACCGAGCCATTCTGGCGAAGAAAGGTGAGCCAGAAATTGACCCCTGGGGTTTCCTGTATCCTCTAACGGACTCGGTGTGGGCGGCGCTAGCAGGCGTCCTGGCGGTGGTGTGCTTGATGCTGGGGATAGTCAGTCGTCGCCCCAAGGTTGTTACTCTCCTGGACTGGTCTATAGAACTGCTACTGGAGAATATGCGTGTTTTTCTCAATCAAG ACGTAAAGGATTCATTGATGCTGGGCTCGTTGAAAGTTCGAACTGTGCTGGGGTCGTGGATGGTGGGGGCTGCCGTGGTGTATTGGGGCTACTCGGGCAACCTCACTTCCCTGCTGGCGGTGCGGCACATACCGCAACCCATCCAGACTCTCAGGGACCTGATCGACGACCccactatcactattataatGAAACCAAACACCATTGTCACGGACACCATCTCC AAAATGAAGACTGGTGAGCTGCGGGAACTCCATGAGCTTCAGTTTAAGGGTCGCGTGAAGTATCAACACGCCAGCACCTTCCCTGCCGCGCTGGAACACCGTGGTCCGCCGCCACCGGCACGTCGTCATCTCCACCAGTCTCTCTGGCGATCTCCACATGGCTAA